The genome window TGTCAGGTTTACCAATTCTGCGCCACTGACAGAGGTTGTGTATACACCATCTGTTGCAAATGAAGTGTCTAAATTACCAGACTGATCAACTTTAGCTACAAAGCCTGCTTCACCATTTTCACTATTTTTAGAGCCTGTAATAACTAAATTGCCGTCGCTTTGCTCGGTTAAAGCGACGCGCGACTTACTCAAATCTATGGCAATTTCTTTATGGCCACTTTCGCTAAAGCTAGTATCAATATCACCCGCACTCGTAAAGCGTGTTAATACTAACTTAGTAATTGAGTCCGATTTAGCCGTTGATGCAAGAATATACTTACCGGCATGAGGGCCATTGCTAAGTTGTAAAACGTGCATTGATTCATCGTTTGTCGCATCTACTAAATTATTAAGGGTAAAGTAACCATTCGTTTCAAAGTTACTAAATAATGTGGCTTGACTGTCTATTGCTGCAATAAACGGTTTTGTATTTGAATCATCATTAACACCAGCTACCCAAAGAGTGTCATTAGAGTCGATAGCTAAAGTGTTGGCAAATTGCTTACCACTTATACCATCAATTATATTAATGCCGGAGGTGCCATAGACACTATTTAAAGTACCTTCATTATTAATCTGTGCTGAAAATAATTTTTCTGAGGCTGATACGCCAGTCGTCCCCGACAAACTAATGCCATTGTTACTAGGCTCGTGTTTAATACCTGTAATTTTAGCGCCGCCATTACCATTACCACCATTACCATCAATATCATAAATTGCTATACCAGCATTACCAAAGGTGGTGATTAGTTCCCCATTTTTATTAATAGCTAATATTACAGCTTCTTTTTCACCACTATTTCTTGTTATATATCCACCTGCAAAGGCAGTAAATTCAGAATCACTAACTCCGCCTACAGCAAAAAGTTCGTCGTCTTTATCATTATCAAATATATCAATTGTTAGTGCTGCGCCACCATTAAAGTTATTGTCATTATCGCCATCAGATTTTAAATAACGAAGTAGAGAGTCTTTTGTTCCCTCTGCATTGGTAACACTCCCAACCACTAAGTAATCGGAATCATCAAAGTTCTTAACTGCAAAGCCTTCATCATCTCGATTAGCGCCGCTAACATCGACAATAGCTGGAGTAGAGTTCTCAAAATCTAGATCTGATTTTTTATAATGTATCCATAGACTATCGTTTTGAGTGCCATCAAAGCGTTTACCTACAGCCAGTATTTTATCGTCATCAATTTCAAGGTCATTAATAACAAGAGTACTCGCTTGTGAAGTACAGCGAACTCCTGAATCATTCTCACCAGAGTCAGTACTTACAACGCCAGCAGTATTCATTTCCAATAAGCAGGCTTCAGTATTTGTGCCGTCAAAACTAGAATAAGCAATAAAGAGATCTGTACCGTCAGAAATAATAGCTGTGGCTTCCTCATCATCATCTAAATCTAATATTTTTATTCCATTACTATTAAAAGCATTATTTGTTATGCCAGCGTTGGTGTAAGACACAACAATAATATCTTTATCGTCGCCATCAACAAAACCAACAAAATAAAGGTTGCCATTAAGCTCAATACTGTCTTTAAACTCACCTCCAGAAAAAATGTTTGAAAGATCAAGCTCACCTGTAATCGGGCGGCCAAATGTCACATCTTCAGTTGGAATAAGAAGCTCAATTTCATCAGTAATATTAACGGTTATGTTAACGTTTGAACTTTCATTAGGTGTGCCATCATCAGTTATAGTGACATTTAAGATATATTGATTAGTTGTTTCAAAATCAAATGGGCTTTCACCTATGGTTGATAAAACACCAGAGCTACTATTAATTTCAAATGAAGCAGTGTCACCGCCAGTTAAACTATAAGTTAAGGTCTGGTTCTCAATATCTGACGCGCTAACAGTCCCAATAATGTCGCCATCTGTAGCATTTTCACTAATACTAAAACTTTGAACCGATGCTACAGGTGCATCGTTAACACCAGTTATCGTAATAGCGACCGTGGCAGTATTTGTTCCACCATTATTATCACTAACGGTATAAGTAACTGTTGCTAAGCCATTGCTATCAGCTGCCGGTGTGTATTGAATTTGATTGCCAACTACTGAGGCTGAGCCAATATCAGCTGAGGCTGAAGAGATCACCAAGCTGTCTCCATCAGAGTCAGTATCATTTGCTAATACGTTTATCAGTATTGGTGCTGCATCTTCAGCCATGGTCGCGGTATCGTTATTGGCAACAGGTGCATCATTCACTGCAGTTATCGTAATAGCGAGCGTGGCAGTATTCGTTCCACCATTATTATCACTAACAGTATAAGTAACTGCTGCTAAGCCGTTGCTATCGGCTGCCGGTGTGTATTGAATTTGATTGCCAACTACTGAGACTGAGCCAATATCAGCTGAGGCTGCACTGATCGCCAGGCTGTCGCCATCTACATCTGAGTCATTTTCTAATACGTTTATCAGTATTGGCGCTGCATTTTCAGCTATGGTGGCCGAATCGGCGTTTGCTATTGGAGCATCGTTTACGGGGGTAATAGTGATAGTTAACGTTGTTGTACTGGCACCACCGCTGCTATCGCTTACAGTATAAGTAACTGTTGCTACGCCGTTGTCGTCGGCTGCCGGTGTATATTGAATTTGATTGCCAACCACTGCGACCGAACCAGTACCTGCCGAGGCAGCACTGATAGTGAGGCTATCACCATCCACGTCGGAGTCATTTGCCAATACGTTTATCAGTATTGGCGCTGCATCTTCATCTATTGTAGCTGAGTCTGCGTTTGCAATAGGAGTATCGTTTACGGGAGTAATAATTATTGATAAGTTTGTAGTTGCAGTACCACCATTACCATCACTTATTGTGTAGCTAATAATTGCTGTTCCATTTGTATTCGCAGCAGGCGTGTATTGGATTTTATTATCAACAACAGATGCAGAACCTATATCTGCAGTAGCAGCTGTTATTGTAAGAGTATCGCCATCAATGTCGGAGTCGTTAGCTAGTACGTTAACTAATAACGCAGGAGCATCTTCGTTCATCGTTGCTGAATCAGCATTTGCAGTAGGGTCATCATTAACGGATGTAACGGTAATAGTCACACTTGCTGTTCTGTCGTTTATACCTTCATTACCAGTGCTATAGCCATCAGTAATAGTGTAAGTTAGTACTATCTCACCTGAAAAGTTTGCTGGTGGAGTAAACTGTATTTTTCCGGCGACAATAGTCGCTTCTCCAACGATATTTTCTATGTTCGAAATACTAATCGTATCGCCATCTGCATCAGTGTCGTTAGCTAGCACGTCTAATAAAGATGCAGAGCTGTCTTCGTCTAACGTAAATTGATCGTTATTGGCTTCTGGAAAAGTATTAACGCCGCTTTCACTTAATGTTACTTGAGCTGTAGCAGTTAAGCCTTGCTCATTTGAAATTGAATAAGTAAAGCTATCTACACCAATAAAACCTAAGTCTGGTTGGTAGGTAAATGAGCCATCAACTTTTAATGTAAGCTCGCCATTTTGAGTTGTATTGATTGCCGTGGTGTTAACTGATAAATCGCCAGCCTCAATATTAAAATCGTTAATTAATAAGCCATTTTGTACTGTTACTTCAAATAATTTATTTTTGCTAAATTGATAGGCATCATTTTGTGCAACAGGGTTATCGGGTTCGCTGTTTATTACTAAAGTTACTGTGGCTGTAGAGGTTGCACCTAATGAGTCTATAGCTTGATATTGAAATTGATCAACACCATTAAAATTAGCATCCGGCACATAACTAAAGCTGCCATCAATTGCTAATAATAGTTGGCCATGTGTTGGTGCCACAATAAATGTTTCATCAACTGAAAAACTGTCATTATTTGGGTCAGTATCGTTACTAAGCAAACCATTGGCTGCTGTAACCACAAGTGTTTCATCTTCGCTTAAACTATAGCTATCATTTTTTGTTACAGGGGCTACGTTAGTGTTTGAGCTTACAATAGTTACATTTGCAATAGCCTGAGCACCTTGTGCATCAACAACTCTATACTGAAAGCTGTCTTCACCTTGCATGTTCTGCTCGCCTTGGTATTCAAAGCTACCATTATCAAAAAGGGTTAATTGTCCTCTTGTTGGTTCGTTAACAGGCGTTGTATCAACAGTTAAGTCATCTAAATCAATATCGCTATCGTTAATAAGTAAGCCAGGCGATAGGACAACTAAGGTTCCATTGTTTGTGATGTTATAAGTATTATCAAGCGCAATAGGGGCGTCGTTAACAGCTAAAATGGTTATCTCTACAACTGCGGTATCTGTCATACCTAGCTCGTTAGCAACTTGATAGCTAAAGGCATCTTCACCATTAAAGTTTGCAATAGGGATATAAGTAAAATCCCCATTTTCATTTATATTAATGGTGCCATGCTGCGGTAGAATTAATGCATCTGCATTTACACGTAAATCGCCACTGTATTGATTCGTATCATTTGTTAGAACGTTGCCTTGCAGAGTTTGATCTTCATTTATCTGAAACTGATCGGCATTAGCTTCTGGTGCAAATGCAAGCTCTCCACCCACTGGTGCTATGTTTATTATATTAGCAAAGCCACTTTCACCACTGCCATCAATACCGGTAATAAGTACTTGATAACTTTTATCTGTAAGTGACTCGGTAATGCTTAATGCAGTATCTTGAATACTTAAAAATTGTTGCCCGTTTTCTAATTCATTAATATTAGTAGATGAAACTCCAGCTTGAGTTGCAATATAAACGTTATAACGATTAAGTTCGGGGTTAGCCTGCCACGAAAGATTAATATTATCTTCGTCTCGCTGAGCTGTAACACCTTCAATTTGATATGGTTGCCAGTTAAAAGTAATTGCATCAGCAAGGACTTGATTATTTAAAGTGTCAGTTATCCATATTTCTAGGCGTATCTCTCCTGGAGTTACACCATAAAGTGCAGGGCTGAGGCCTATAATTGATTTTTCGTAGTCAAAACCACAATCAGAAGAACACAGTGATATGCTTTTATTGACACTAGGGAGCACTAAATTAACTTCAGCAATGCCATCAGTATCCGAAGCTTCAAGTAAAAAAGAAACGTTGCCTTGCACAGTTTCGTTTGTTTGTGAAAAAACAATATTAGCGCGTGTATTAGCTATGCTTGATCCAACTACTCCTCTACTTGAAGTGACAGCACCTAAAACTTTTGTATTCTTGGTTTTATTGCTCGCTATAACACCAGCCAAATTTATATAGCTAGTCACCGTTGGCGATACTACTTCAGCCGTAGGTGATTGTATTGCCTCTTGAGCAGGGCTTTCTTCTGAGCCTCCACAGGCACTTAACAAAAACACCATAGAACCAAGCAAAAATATATTTTTTGCTGTCATTTTAAATACTCCATAATAAAAGCTTTGTATCCAATGTGTTTATGGTTCTAATTTAAAAGAACCGCTAGCATTTACATCAGGATTATTTATTTCGTTAAGATTAAAGTTGCCAGTAATATTGTCTAAGTCATTCAAAAATATTGCATCAACATCGCCCTCGGCTTTATTGTTGCCATGGGATGCAAATGTAACGGCTAGGTCAAGTTCGCTTAAATTTATTAAGCCGCTGTAAGCCGCATACCAATTTCCGCCCGCGTCATTAAAACTAATTTCGCCATCAGGTACCGTGCCATTATCAAAATCAACAGCCATAGTCATAGCAAAGTCAGTAACAGCACCCACACTCGAATTTACATTAAAGCTTGATGCTTCATAGTTAAATACACCTTGGCGCTGAGCTATTTGATCGACTAAAGATGCGCTGCTAACTGTTTGAAATTGTTGTTCAGAATATATATCCATAGTATCTGTATCTGCTTCAAAAGCATTTACTTCAACTTCAGTTACAGATGCTTGTTCAGTCTCTTCTTCGTTGTCATCTTTAGGGTCGATCGTTACTATATTTTGATCAAACACACGTGCCGCACGCGTCATTTTTAATACTTCACCAGAGGCTGTAATTTGTGCAAACGAAAATGCCTCGTTATCACCCAAAGAAACCACGCTATTATTTTCTAAAGTTAAATCTATTGCGCCATCCCATACAGCTAAAAACACATTGCCTTCAACGAGCTGAACTTCAAAATGTGTTCCACGTATACCAATAGAGCCAACGGGGGTTTTTACATTATAAGAGCCGCCATTTTTTTTAATCACACCCGAAATAGAGCGTAAACCACCTTTAAGTAACTCAATAGAAGCAGAACCTTGTTGGGTATTATCATCAAATTCGTAGTTAGCAATATTTAGTTCTGAATTTTCTTTTAAAGCGATTAAACCACCATCCGACATTGAAAATTGCGCTTTGCTTTTCTCTCCGGTCGTAATGCGATCTACACCAAAAACGGTATCTCTGCGCTGCAACTGCCGTTGTTGTTCAGAGCTTCCATCAACCGCTAGTACAGAGCCTCGCGCTAAAATAGTTTTACCAGCAGGGGAGTTTGCTTGTGTATAAAAACTTACACAAAGTAAAGTGGTAATTACAGGGAGTAAATGTTTCATAAATACCTTAAATTAAAATGAGTAAGAAGCGCTTAAATTGATATCTAAACGGTCATATTCGAATAAAGAAATATTACTGGATTTATCTTGATAGTTGGCAGCCAACTGTATTGCTAAATCACGATTAACTAAGTAGCGAACAGAAGTTGAGAGCATAAAGAGGTTATCGGCACGTTCTTGTAAAAATAAAGGGTGATCATCTTTATAATTAATCCATTGGTATCCAGCAAGAGATAACAACTGCCAATGTTGAGCTAGTTGAGTGTTCACTTGGTAGTACAAACTCGTAATATTACGGCTATTAAATTCACCTTCAGTAATATCGGCTTCTTCATTTTTAGCGTTAACACTTAAACTTTGAAACCATTGCTTAGTTGCATAGCTAGCTCCTGCGTTTATTGCATAAAACGAATTATTGAGCTTTTCATCAAATCTATTATTTAAAACACCCGCAGTCGCAGAGCTAAATAAATTAACTTGTTTATTCAGCTTATAACTAGCACCTGCTGTTAAAGCTGATTCAGTACGATAAAGATCGCCATCAAGCATTAATGGAGTCGTCGATACTTGTGCAAACCAACTTATGTCATTTTGTTTATATTGATAGGCAGCATTAATATGCGCATTTATACGATCGTATTGGCTGAGTTCTGCAAACTTGTACCACCCGGTATTAACACTCAAAGTGATTAAACTTTTCTGATCTATAGGGTGAGAGTACTTTCCTCTGTAATTTAGTCGCGCATAGTTGTCTTGCGTACTTTTACTTTCTGGCGATAATAAAAATTCACCAATATTAGGGATTATAATCGTATTTTCTGCCGTACCCGCATTTACGTTGCCATCAACGCCAAGTGCAAGCTCAATATTTTGCTTATAAGAACGCCCAGCTTCTTGCTTTTTAAGTGTGGTTGTATCAAGTAACGACTGTGCCGAAGATTTTATGTTATTAGGTGTGTTAGGTGAGTTAATCAGTATTAAAGCTTGAGTATCGGCAGCAGGTAAATTATTAACGGTTAAATAAGCACGAACTAAGTACAAGCGAGCTTCATACCATCTAGGGTTATTTTCAACCACGCGTTCAAAAGCAAATACAGCAGGTGCCGCATTTCCTGTTTTAAGCGCAGAAACCCCAAGTAAAAAATCATAAACAGGCTCACCTAAGTATTGAAATTCACTGTTACTTTTTTCGTAAGCCTGAGTATATTTCTTTTCAGAAACTAATTTTTGCAGTTCAATCAATAGATTATCATATTCATCATTGCTTTGAGCCAATGAGCTAAAGCTTATTAAGGCCAAATAACTACATAGTAAATTTCTTAAAAGCTGTTTAATCATGCTTAATTTTATATCCCATAGGAAGTTTGATGTTTTGTAATAAAGTGATGTTATACCAATCTGCTTATGTGTGAGGTCTATTTAACGTTAAGAAAATCACGCTAGAACTAGGCGGAAATTTTTGTATCTAGTTGTTCTAAATAAAAAATTTTAACAACGTTTTAGTGAAATTTAATTCGTTAAGTTGCTCAAATATTTATGCAGGTTGGTATTAGTACTAAAAATCTAGCACTTTTTGTACTTAAGTACAGCCAATGTAATCACATTGGTTAAATAAATGTTATTTAATTGCAGGCTAAATACTTGCTAATAAATCTTCAAGTTAAACTAATTAAAGGGGAGAGGTTGCTGATAAACTAATTTAGCTTAAAATATTAATTTGGGTAACAAAGCTTAGGTATGCTGTATAGAATATTAAAAAAGATAATTTAGGGGAATTATTAAAATATAAATAAGGGATTACTAGGAGAAAAAGTGGGGCGATTGACGGGGCTTGAACCCGCGACAACCGGAATCACAATCCGGGGCTCTACCAACTGAGCTACAACCGCCACTACACACACCTTGTTTGGTGTGGCGCGCATAATACATAAAATAATAAATGTTGTGAAGTCTAAAAGTGAAATAAATTAAAATAATTTAAATAAACAAATTTAATCAGTGTTAGACAGCTAATATTTACGGGGATTAAGTAACATATTTGTCGCATAACCTTCGCGAAAAATCGAATATAGGCGACTTTAATAGTATTAATTCATTATTCTATGAGAATAAATTGTAAATTAATGTATAATAATGCTCGGAAAACGCTTAATAAAAAACATTTGGAGTAAATATGGATTCAGTACTTAATTGGCTTAACGATAACTCAGGCCTAATCTTACACTACGGTATACAAGCTGTTGTTGCGCTTGTTATCTTTTTGCTTGGTAGTCGTATCGCTAAGTTTTGTTCTAACTTAACTGAAAAAGGTTTTGCTAAAAAGAAAGTAGATAAAGCTGTAGGGTCGTTTGTTTCAAGCATTGTGTACACACTTGTATTTGCTGTTACTATTTTAATGGCACTTTCGCAAATTGGTATTGAAACAACTTCGTTCATTGCTATTTTAGGTGCTGCAGGCTTAGCTGTTGGCTTAGCATTACAAGGTTCATTATCTAACTTCGCATCAGGCGTACTTATTATTTTACTTCGCCCATTCAAGTCTGGTGACTTTGTTGAAGCAGGTAATAAAATGGGTACTGTTAAGAAAATCGAAATATTCTCAACTGAACTTCGTACTCCAGATAATAAAGTAATCATCGTACCAAACTCTCAAATAATGTCTGGCGCTATTACTAACTTCTCGCGAGAGTCTACTCGTCGTATCGACTTAGTTATTGGCGTTGGTTACGATGCTGATTTACGTCAAGCTAAAGAAGTATTGAAGTCTGTATTAGATGCAGAAACACGCATACTTAAAGATCCAGCTTATACCGTAGCTGTAAACGAGTTAGGGGATTCTAGCGTAAACTTTGTTGTTCGTCCTTGGGTTAACGCTGCTGATTACTGGCCTACTTACTGGTCATTAATGGAAAATATTAAAATTGCATTAGATGATGCAAATATTGCAATCCCATTTCCACAAATGGATGTTCATTTTCACAAGCAAGACTAATTTTAAATACCTATTTAATTAAAGCTCGTCTTAATTGTTGCAGTAGTAAAGCAACTCAAAAATATAAAATTTTCATGTGGAGTTCTCTGCATGAAAATTTTTAACGTAATTAATGAGTTGTTTTGCTTGCTCTTACAAGTAGCGGTTTAATAAAATAGATACACATTTTATACAAAGGTTATTTTTTAATGAAATTAAAGCTTTTATCAATTTTAGTTGCAGCCTCTGCTGCAACTAACGCATTTGCTGCAGACGTAGACACAGAACAAAAAACGTGGGAAGTTACCAGTGAGCTTGGCGCTATTATCACAAGCGGTAATACAGAAACAACCACGCTTAAAGGTGGTATTAAGGTTCAGCACAACCTTGAACAATGGAACAATGAATATAAACTAGATGGCATTTACAAAGAAGATGAAGTTGAAGATGCTAACGGCGACAAAAACAAGCAGCGTACTAATGAAAAGTACTCTATTTCTGCGCAAGGTAATTACAAATTAAATGAAGATCATTCTCATCTATTCATTTATGGTTCACACGTTTCAGATTATTTTGGAGCATATAGAAGTGAGTCAGTAATTTCTGCAGGTTATGGTCTACGTTTATTAAACGAAAAAACAATGTGGTTAAGTGCCGAAGTTGGTCCTGGTTATAAATATTTTGAATACCCAGATGACAGCACTGAAATAGATGATAACGGTAACTCTCTTGCTGGTGAATTTGAAGGTGAAGTAATTGCCTTAGGTAAATTAGATTACAACTGGCAAATTTCTGAAAATGCACGTTTTACGCAATTAGTTGCTGTTGAATATGGTGAAACAAACACTAAAACTCGCTCTGAAACTGCATTACTTGCAAAAATAAACGGCTCATTACAAATGAAAGTCGCTTTTAATGTCACTAACAACTCAGATGTTGCTGACGACAAAGAAAGCACTGACACAGAAACATCATTTACTCTGGTTTACAGTTTTTAACCAATGTAACTAAGTTAATGACACTAAAGTGACAAAAGGGACGAAAGTCCCTTTTTTATTTGCTCAAAATTAATGTATTATAGCCATCAATTTTGGTTGTAGACCTAGGGATATACCTACTCGTGAAAGTTTTTACGCAATTTATTAGTGCTTTTATTCTACTTTGTAGTTTTAGTACTTTGGCTTTTACGCCAACACCTTCTCAAATAGAGCAATTTAAAAAGTTACCCAAAGCTCAACAAGAAGCTCTAGCTGAGCAGTATGGTGTTGATATATCTACGATCACTGGAACAAATCAATCTAACAATCAAAATAGTACGCAGCAGCAAAATAGTATTGGTGAGCGCACAGAGCCAGAAAAAGAAGAGCTTACAGACGAAGAACGTTTTAAGCCTAAAACAGATGAATTAAAACCATTTGGTTACGAGCTGTTTGCTGGTGAACCAACAACATTTATGCCAAACGAAAACGCGGCAGTTCCCGACACATATATTGTAGGTTCAGGCGATCAGTTAAAAATCAACTTATATGGGAAAGAAAGCAATAGCTATGAAGTAATAGTTGATCGTGAAGGGCGATTAAGTATCCCTGATTTAAGCCCTGTTGAGATCGCGGGTTTAACTTTTGCAGAAATTAAAGAGTTAGTGAAAGCAAAAGTAGAACAAGAAGTGATAGGGGTAAAAGCCTTCGTATCGCTTGGGCAGCTTCGTAGTATGCGTATATTGGTATTAGGTGAAGCATACAAACCTGGTAGTTATAGCGTGTCTTCTTTAACAACTGTGTCGCACGCATTATTTGTAAGTGGTGGTGTTTCTGATATTGCATCGTTACGTAATATTCAAGTTAAGCGAGCAGGAAAAGTAATTGCAAACTTCGATCTATACGACCTACTTATTAATGGCGATAGCAGCAACGACATAGTACTAAAGCCTGGTGATGCTGTATTTATACCATCGGTTGGTGCTCAAGTCAGAGTTGAAGGCGCGGTTAAACGCCCTGCTATATTTGAACTTAAAAAAGGTGAGTCTGCCAAGCAATTACTAGCTATGGCTGGGGGTCTTAAACCAAATGCGTACGCTAAGAGCGCAATTGTAGAGCGCTTTAATTTCGATCGTAAAGAAGTGCTGTCGGTAGATTTCTCAAAACCACAAATTAACTATACTCCACAAGATGGCGATCGCATTCGTTTTAATTCAGTTAGCTCTCAATACCAAAATTCGATTAGCTTAATCGGTGCTGCTGCTCGCCCTGGTAATTATCAATGGCATGAAGGTAAGCGTATTTCAGATATCCTTAAATCAGTGCGAGGTGACTTACTACCGCAAGCCGATTTAAGCTACGGACTCGTAATCCGTGAAATCAATATTAATGGCGATATTGAAGCGCATCAGTTTGATGTAGCCCAAGCTATTATTAAAAATCCAGAAAATAACTTACAGCTTCAGAGTAATGATAAAATTGTTATATTTAGTCGTTTTGAAGAAAAAGAAGCTGAGTTATCTGCATTAACAAATATGGCTCTCAGCCAAGAGCAGCAAGAGCAGCAACAAAAAGCAGAGCAGTGGCATAAGTTTGAGCAAAAAGAGTTTGAAAAATATATTGGTATTAATCAAGAAGACGAAGAACT of Pseudoalteromonas arctica A 37-1-2 contains these proteins:
- a CDS encoding surface lipoprotein assembly modifier, whose protein sequence is MIKQLLRNLLCSYLALISFSSLAQSNDEYDNLLIELQKLVSEKKYTQAYEKSNSEFQYLGEPVYDFLLGVSALKTGNAAPAVFAFERVVENNPRWYEARLYLVRAYLTVNNLPAADTQALILINSPNTPNNIKSSAQSLLDTTTLKKQEAGRSYKQNIELALGVDGNVNAGTAENTIIIPNIGEFLLSPESKSTQDNYARLNYRGKYSHPIDQKSLITLSVNTGWYKFAELSQYDRINAHINAAYQYKQNDISWFAQVSTTPLMLDGDLYRTESALTAGASYKLNKQVNLFSSATAGVLNNRFDEKLNNSFYAINAGASYATKQWFQSLSVNAKNEEADITEGEFNSRNITSLYYQVNTQLAQHWQLLSLAGYQWINYKDDHPLFLQERADNLFMLSTSVRYLVNRDLAIQLAANYQDKSSNISLFEYDRLDINLSASYSF
- a CDS encoding mechanosensitive ion channel family protein yields the protein MDSVLNWLNDNSGLILHYGIQAVVALVIFLLGSRIAKFCSNLTEKGFAKKKVDKAVGSFVSSIVYTLVFAVTILMALSQIGIETTSFIAILGAAGLAVGLALQGSLSNFASGVLIILLRPFKSGDFVEAGNKMGTVKKIEIFSTELRTPDNKVIIVPNSQIMSGAITNFSRESTRRIDLVIGVGYDADLRQAKEVLKSVLDAETRILKDPAYTVAVNELGDSSVNFVVRPWVNAADYWPTYWSLMENIKIALDDANIAIPFPQMDVHFHKQD
- a CDS encoding Ig-like domain-containing protein, producing the protein MTAKNIFLLGSMVFLLSACGGSEESPAQEAIQSPTAEVVSPTVTSYINLAGVIASNKTKNTKVLGAVTSSRGVVGSSIANTRANIVFSQTNETVQGNVSFLLEASDTDGIAEVNLVLPSVNKSISLCSSDCGFDYEKSIIGLSPALYGVTPGEIRLEIWITDTLNNQVLADAITFNWQPYQIEGVTAQRDEDNINLSWQANPELNRYNVYIATQAGVSSTNINELENGQQFLSIQDTALSITESLTDKSYQVLITGIDGSGESGFANIINIAPVGGELAFAPEANADQFQINEDQTLQGNVLTNDTNQYSGDLRVNADALILPQHGTININENGDFTYIPIANFNGEDAFSYQVANELGMTDTAVVEITILAVNDAPIALDNTYNITNNGTLVVLSPGLLINDSDIDLDDLTVDTTPVNEPTRGQLTLFDNGSFEYQGEQNMQGEDSFQYRVVDAQGAQAIANVTIVSSNTNVAPVTKNDSYSLSEDETLVVTAANGLLSNDTDPNNDSFSVDETFIVAPTHGQLLLAIDGSFSYVPDANFNGVDQFQYQAIDSLGATSTATVTLVINSEPDNPVAQNDAYQFSKNKLFEVTVQNGLLINDFNIEAGDLSVNTTAINTTQNGELTLKVDGSFTYQPDLGFIGVDSFTYSISNEQGLTATAQVTLSESGVNTFPEANNDQFTLDEDSSASLLDVLANDTDADGDTISISNIENIVGEATIVAGKIQFTPPANFSGEIVLTYTITDGYSTGNEGINDRTASVTITVTSVNDDPTANADSATMNEDAPALLVNVLANDSDIDGDTLTITAATADIGSASVVDNKIQYTPAANTNGTAIISYTISDGNGGTATTNLSIIITPVNDTPIANADSATIDEDAAPILINVLANDSDVDGDSLTISAASAGTGSVAVVGNQIQYTPAADDNGVATVTYTVSDSSGGASTTTLTITITPVNDAPIANADSATIAENAAPILINVLENDSDVDGDSLAISAASADIGSVSVVGNQIQYTPAADSNGLAAVTYTVSDNNGGTNTATLAITITAVNDAPVANNDTATMAEDAAPILINVLANDTDSDGDSLVISSASADIGSASVVGNQIQYTPAADSNGLATVTYTVSDNNGGTNTATVAITITGVNDAPVASVQSFSISENATDGDIIGTVSASDIENQTLTYSLTGGDTASFEINSSSGVLSTIGESPFDFETTNQYILNVTITDDGTPNESSNVNITVNITDEIELLIPTEDVTFGRPITGELDLSNIFSGGEFKDSIELNGNLYFVGFVDGDDKDIIVVSYTNAGITNNAFNSNGIKILDLDDDEEATAIISDGTDLFIAYSSFDGTNTEACLLEMNTAGVVSTDSGENDSGVRCTSQASTLVINDLEIDDDKILAVGKRFDGTQNDSLWIHYKKSDLDFENSTPAIVDVSGANRDDEGFAVKNFDDSDYLVVGSVTNAEGTKDSLLRYLKSDGDNDNNFNGGAALTIDIFDNDKDDELFAVGGVSDSEFTAFAGGYITRNSGEKEAVILAINKNGELITTFGNAGIAIYDIDGNGGNGNGGAKITGIKHEPSNNGISLSGTTGVSASEKLFSAQINNEGTLNSVYGTSGINIIDGISGKQFANTLAIDSNDTLWVAGVNDDSNTKPFIAAIDSQATLFSNFETNGYFTLNNLVDATNDESMHVLQLSNGPHAGKYILASTAKSDSITKLVLTRFTSAGDIDTSFSESGHKEIAIDLSKSRVALTEQSDGNLVITGSKNSENGEAGFVAKVDQSGNLDTSFATDGVYTTSVSGAELVNLTGIALDNSGNIITVGSIVISGTPSPIVIMLTPEGTLEPNFGTGGSIIGSAFEYYNRVHTDNADIFIGGKAVLSGTSKLIALKLSSNGTEVFKYVGEETTDTDNKIAQILTDTTGKLYLIANLIDSPNKANVIRLLVTGALDTSFAVNGVGEYTLASSGNTELSGAALDSSNQLILAGMANNKGMLARILTGGTLDNTFGASGAGFYEASQCTSTHVFTSIILQNDTQVVVSSTCNDTNSNNVSISKFNFVEDGA
- a CDS encoding DUF481 domain-containing protein, producing the protein MKLKLLSILVAASAATNAFAADVDTEQKTWEVTSELGAIITSGNTETTTLKGGIKVQHNLEQWNNEYKLDGIYKEDEVEDANGDKNKQRTNEKYSISAQGNYKLNEDHSHLFIYGSHVSDYFGAYRSESVISAGYGLRLLNEKTMWLSAEVGPGYKYFEYPDDSTEIDDNGNSLAGEFEGEVIALGKLDYNWQISENARFTQLVAVEYGETNTKTRSETALLAKINGSLQMKVAFNVTNNSDVADDKESTDTETSFTLVYSF
- a CDS encoding FecR family protein, with translation MKHLLPVITTLLCVSFYTQANSPAGKTILARGSVLAVDGSSEQQRQLQRRDTVFGVDRITTGEKSKAQFSMSDGGLIALKENSELNIANYEFDDNTQQGSASIELLKGGLRSISGVIKKNGGSYNVKTPVGSIGIRGTHFEVQLVEGNVFLAVWDGAIDLTLENNSVVSLGDNEAFSFAQITASGEVLKMTRAARVFDQNIVTIDPKDDNEEETEQASVTEVEVNAFEADTDTMDIYSEQQFQTVSSASLVDQIAQRQGVFNYEASSFNVNSSVGAVTDFAMTMAVDFDNGTVPDGEISFNDAGGNWYAAYSGLINLSELDLAVTFASHGNNKAEGDVDAIFLNDLDNITGNFNLNEINNPDVNASGSFKLEP